The proteins below are encoded in one region of Macrococcus armenti:
- a CDS encoding metallophosphoesterase family protein: MMIKFIHCSDIRLDEPFQLVGNVPDYIMKSLRNSSFQSLKHVVDDAIDKQVDFIVISGNLFSSKNRNIKADDFAAKQFARLKEENIYVYYIHGIEDNMSVQSFYKFPDNVIVFSDEVQTYELVTKNKSRIFFHGFSYKEYSNYEYKLDQYPVNEVDQTIHIGILNGLHHKLKGEDTHTEFHIEELNRKLYHYWALGGYNKQMTLNELPHMHYPGKLQATNFTETGDCGYVYVEGDSSQLNATFVPVNIITFHEAALKLTSIERHAIYQDIEAFKQSVRANGRQLYRLTLQNDGETLINQQMLAQIKEQLQIAEMAEEQFIWIDDIYTNEKYAPHTLKDEFNDVLHDLSYLTKAKEPVQQSYIQKFVTASEINTEALIDRGEAHLKMLMKGDRHED; encoded by the coding sequence ATGATGATTAAATTTATACATTGCTCAGACATACGATTAGATGAACCGTTTCAGTTAGTTGGAAATGTTCCCGATTATATAATGAAGTCGCTTCGTAATTCAAGCTTTCAAAGTTTAAAGCACGTTGTTGATGATGCGATTGACAAACAAGTGGACTTTATTGTTATAAGTGGGAATTTATTTTCGAGTAAAAATCGCAATATTAAAGCAGATGATTTTGCAGCAAAACAATTTGCACGATTAAAGGAAGAGAATATTTACGTTTATTATATACACGGTATAGAGGACAACATGTCCGTGCAGTCATTTTATAAGTTTCCCGATAACGTAATTGTATTCTCTGATGAAGTACAGACGTATGAACTTGTTACGAAAAACAAATCACGTATTTTCTTTCATGGATTCAGTTATAAAGAATACTCTAACTATGAATATAAGCTGGATCAATATCCTGTAAATGAAGTTGATCAGACGATTCATATTGGTATACTAAATGGTTTACATCATAAGTTAAAAGGTGAAGACACGCATACTGAATTCCATATTGAAGAGTTAAACCGTAAGTTATATCATTACTGGGCACTTGGTGGATATAATAAGCAAATGACATTGAATGAACTGCCACACATGCATTATCCAGGTAAACTTCAGGCGACAAACTTCACGGAAACTGGAGATTGCGGATATGTTTATGTTGAAGGAGATAGTAGTCAGTTGAATGCTACTTTTGTGCCAGTTAATATTATTACATTTCACGAGGCAGCTTTAAAACTAACGAGTATTGAGCGCCACGCAATTTATCAGGATATTGAAGCATTTAAACAATCTGTTCGCGCAAACGGTAGACAACTTTATCGCTTAACGCTGCAAAATGATGGTGAGACTTTAATAAACCAGCAAATGTTAGCGCAAATAAAGGAACAGCTTCAAATTGCGGAGATGGCTGAAGAGCAGTTTATATGGATAGATGATATATACACAAATGAAAAATACGCACCGCATACATTAAAGGATGAATTCAATGATGTCCTCCATGATTTGTCTTATTTAACAAAGGCGAAAGAACCTGTACAGCAGTCTTACATTCAGAAGTTTGTCACTGCCAGCGAAATTAATACGGAAGCATTAATAGATCGTGGAGAAGCACATCTCAAAATGTTGATGAAAGGTGATCGCCATGAAGATTAA
- a CDS encoding coproporphyrinogen III oxidase encodes MKFYLKHEQFDKLQLYIKNILNLYYEDAYLFEGIGANFIDINIESDEDMTVTTTMTVDGQVYTQTANRDENDKRAMKQALGETLIEILTAHTGISQSWGTLTGIRPLKLYHKYKNSGHSDEETKAILKRDYLIHDEKLDLMEQIVKTQLKAIPDLHELQQEVSIYIGIPFCPTKCAYCTFPAYAIQVHKNDVPEFLVGLLYEIEHIAQFLTVHNIKVTSIYFGGGTPTSITADDLKLLLEAVYHHFDMTHVREITVEAGRPDTIDQETLNVLNDFNIDRISINPQSFTDETLKAIGRHHSVQETIDKFKMSRAHNMNNINMDLIIGLPNETRNEVMHSLEETKQLNPESLTVHTLSFKTASEMTRNKSKYPVAARDEIIYMMNLTKQFAKENDYIPYYLYRQKNILGNLENIGYSKQGEASLYNILIMEEVQTIIGLGCGASSKLIHPNTRKIENYLNPKDPKSYNKTYKDYTHQKIKKLQLLYTT; translated from the coding sequence ATGAAATTTTATTTGAAGCATGAACAATTCGACAAACTCCAGCTATATATTAAAAACATCTTGAACTTGTATTATGAAGATGCATATTTATTTGAAGGTATAGGGGCAAACTTCATTGATATAAATATTGAGTCAGACGAGGACATGACCGTTACGACTACAATGACGGTAGATGGGCAAGTGTATACGCAGACGGCTAACAGAGATGAAAACGATAAACGTGCAATGAAACAGGCACTTGGAGAAACTTTAATCGAAATATTAACAGCACATACAGGCATATCACAAAGCTGGGGGACTTTAACAGGTATTCGTCCACTTAAGCTTTATCATAAATATAAAAATTCCGGACATTCTGATGAAGAAACGAAGGCAATATTAAAGCGTGATTATTTAATTCATGATGAAAAATTAGATTTGATGGAACAAATCGTTAAAACACAACTTAAAGCGATTCCTGATCTGCACGAACTGCAGCAGGAAGTTAGCATTTATATCGGGATACCATTTTGTCCGACGAAATGTGCATACTGTACTTTTCCGGCATATGCTATTCAAGTACATAAAAACGATGTACCGGAGTTTCTCGTTGGACTCCTGTATGAAATTGAGCATATCGCACAATTTTTAACTGTTCATAATATTAAAGTAACGTCAATTTACTTCGGTGGAGGCACGCCGACATCAATTACAGCAGATGACTTAAAGTTATTACTAGAAGCTGTATATCATCATTTTGACATGACACATGTACGTGAAATTACAGTAGAAGCAGGACGACCAGATACGATTGACCAAGAGACACTTAACGTATTAAATGACTTTAATATAGATCGTATCAGCATTAATCCGCAAAGCTTTACAGATGAAACGCTAAAAGCAATCGGACGCCATCATTCGGTACAGGAAACAATTGATAAGTTTAAAATGTCACGTGCGCACAATATGAACAATATAAATATGGACCTTATTATCGGTCTGCCGAATGAAACAAGGAACGAAGTTATGCATTCGTTAGAAGAAACGAAGCAGTTAAATCCTGAATCACTGACTGTGCATACGTTAAGTTTTAAAACAGCGAGCGAAATGACACGTAATAAGTCGAAGTATCCTGTAGCAGCACGTGATGAAATCATCTATATGATGAACTTAACGAAGCAGTTTGCGAAAGAGAATGATTATATTCCGTATTATTTATACCGCCAGAAAAACATTCTTGGGAATTTGGAGAATATCGGTTATTCTAAACAAGGTGAAGCGTCTCTATATAACATATTAATTATGGAAGAAGTTCAGACGATTATAGGGCTCGGTTGTGGAGCATCAAGTAAATTGATTCACCCGAACACACGTAAGATTGAAAACTATTTAAACCCGAAAGACCCGAAAAGCTATAATAAAACATACAAAGATTATACGCATCAGAAAATTAAAAAGCTGCAATTACTTTACACAACTTAA
- a CDS encoding YlbF family regulator: MSVNIYDEANKLESSLRQSDEYNAVKSHYEAVNNNPESKKIFDEFREIQLTLQEKQMTGQEITEEDLNKAQASAELIEKDENISKLMEAEQRMSFIIQELNRIIMKPLEELYGVKSEG; encoded by the coding sequence ATGTCTGTTAATATTTATGATGAAGCAAATAAACTGGAAAGCTCATTACGTCAAAGTGATGAGTATAATGCAGTTAAATCTCACTACGAAGCGGTAAACAATAACCCTGAATCAAAGAAAATCTTTGATGAATTCAGAGAGATTCAATTAACATTACAGGAAAAACAAATGACTGGTCAGGAAATTACTGAAGAAGACTTAAATAAAGCACAAGCTTCTGCTGAGTTAATCGAGAAAGATGAAAACATTTCTAAATTAATGGAAGCTGAACAACGTATGAGCTTTATTATTCAAGAATTAAACCGTATTATCATGAAGCCATTAGAAGAGTTATACGGCGTTAAGTCTGAAGGTTAA
- a CDS encoding DUF445 domain-containing protein yields the protein MYALGMILFMGLVGALIGGFTNFIAIKMLFRPFEPKFLFGRQLPFTPGLIPKRRNELSLKIGEMVTHHLLTPEVFKEKLMTQQTKVLLKAMLNKQVHALKEGNYSAHDFAQRFNVDVSKVAHEQIESKIDAVLVDKFDTYKHEQIENLLPDNVLQKLNDKKSQASSLIIDKLKSYVNSESGYNDIMIMIDRFFMEKGRFVSMIQMFMTKEMIAERMIQEFNKLSDEPQINTIIQTEINKEYDRLIQKTPASFIRDKDIESFKTELVSNIMRTLNIDYYTKTPLYTLAPSLFDYIEGDGGDRFIHYVMMKTSDNIAVILEKIHIAEIIKDQIDNFELSFLEQLVIEISNKELKLITLLGFVLGGIIGVFQGVIAIFV from the coding sequence GTGTACGCATTAGGAATGATTTTATTTATGGGGTTAGTCGGTGCATTAATCGGTGGATTTACAAACTTTATCGCGATTAAGATGCTCTTTCGCCCATTTGAACCAAAGTTTTTATTCGGTAGACAGCTGCCATTTACGCCGGGTTTAATACCGAAGCGTCGTAACGAACTCTCGTTAAAGATTGGTGAGATGGTCACGCATCATCTACTTACACCTGAAGTATTCAAAGAGAAGCTGATGACACAGCAGACAAAAGTTTTGCTAAAAGCAATGCTTAATAAGCAAGTTCATGCATTGAAGGAAGGAAATTATTCCGCACATGATTTTGCGCAGCGCTTTAATGTTGATGTATCAAAAGTAGCGCATGAACAAATTGAATCAAAAATCGATGCGGTACTGGTTGATAAATTCGACACATATAAACATGAACAAATAGAAAATTTACTGCCTGACAATGTATTACAGAAATTAAATGATAAGAAGTCACAAGCATCATCGCTCATTATCGATAAATTAAAATCGTATGTGAACAGCGAATCGGGTTATAACGATATTATGATTATGATTGATCGATTTTTTATGGAAAAAGGTCGATTTGTAAGTATGATACAGATGTTTATGACGAAAGAAATGATAGCAGAGCGCATGATTCAGGAATTCAATAAATTAAGCGATGAGCCACAAATTAATACGATTATTCAGACTGAAATTAATAAAGAATATGATAGGTTAATACAGAAAACACCTGCTTCATTTATACGCGATAAAGATATTGAATCGTTTAAAACTGAACTTGTATCGAATATCATGCGTACACTTAATATCGATTATTATACGAAGACACCACTTTATACGTTAGCACCGTCATTATTTGATTATATAGAAGGTGATGGTGGGGACCGTTTTATTCATTATGTTATGATGAAGACGTCAGATAATATTGCAGTCATATTAGAGAAGATTCATATTGCTGAAATTATTAAAGATCAGATTGATAACTTTGAACTATCATTTTTAGAGCAGCTCGTAATTGAAATTTCAAATAAAGAATTGAAGCTCATAACGTTACTTGGATTTGTACTCGGTGGTATTATCGGTGTGTTCCAGGGTGTAATCGCGATTTTTGTATAA
- the xdrA gene encoding XRE family transcriptional regulator XdrA, translated as MDKQQFTDLLQTKFKMVRIEAGYTQDTMAQTIGLSKKTLVQIEKERVLPNWTTCVSLCALFRDSEVLQNTLGGDPLEVIQVISRGACAYPDQDNKNELWWTTIETDRDIILQQNKISNLYRVLDGSMQPLYGSNKAREAEMFYNKKRNEQLISL; from the coding sequence ATGGATAAACAACAATTCACAGATTTATTACAGACAAAATTTAAAATGGTTCGTATCGAAGCCGGGTACACACAAGATACTATGGCGCAAACAATTGGTCTTTCTAAAAAGACTTTAGTTCAAATTGAGAAAGAGCGCGTATTACCGAACTGGACAACATGTGTTTCATTATGTGCGTTATTCAGAGATTCAGAAGTATTACAGAACACTTTAGGTGGAGATCCATTAGAAGTCATTCAAGTAATTTCACGAGGTGCTTGTGCATATCCGGATCAGGATAATAAAAATGAATTATGGTGGACAACGATTGAAACAGATCGTGATATTATATTACAACAAAATAAAATTTCAAACCTTTACCGCGTTTTAGATGGTTCAATGCAACCATTATACGGTTCAAATAAAGCGCGTGAAGCTGAAATGTTTTACAATAAGAAACGTAACGAACAATTAATCTCGTTATAA
- a CDS encoding dicarboxylate/amino acid:cation symporter — MKIKGNMTVKIIIALVLGIIVGSVFNLYQDASWVKWFNQYVFNVLGQVFLNLIFMLVVPVVFVSIVLGVVGVGDPKHLGSIGIKTIGFFLVTTALAITLAMCLALVFKPGAGKADLLNSDDVKKYALEQKKKEEAAKAEGTSVTQTFDQTLINLVPKNPVLAMSETNMLQVITFAIFIGIGMIALREKVSAVKLLFEQTNDILMFIVTAIMQYFAPIGTFGLVATAFTNAGFGAIKQLGMYFFVVLFALFLHMILVYGGAIKLLAKKSPIWFFKGFAPAMTVGFSSSSSNATLPISLECAQDNLGVRKEISSFVQPLGATINMDGTAIMQGVATIFIAQISGVDLTIMQMVTVVAIAVIASIGTAGVPGVGLVMLAMVLTSVGLNPAAIGIILGIDRLLDMTRTAVNISGDAACAVVISEREKRKLAKIVA; from the coding sequence ATGAAAATAAAAGGTAATATGACGGTAAAAATTATTATCGCCCTAGTACTTGGGATTATCGTAGGGTCTGTCTTTAATTTGTATCAGGACGCTTCATGGGTGAAATGGTTTAACCAGTATGTATTTAATGTTCTTGGTCAAGTTTTCTTAAATTTAATATTCATGTTAGTAGTACCTGTAGTATTTGTATCAATTGTATTAGGTGTAGTCGGCGTAGGTGATCCGAAACATCTCGGTTCAATCGGTATTAAAACGATTGGCTTTTTCTTAGTAACGACGGCGCTTGCGATTACACTTGCGATGTGTTTAGCATTAGTATTTAAGCCAGGTGCTGGGAAAGCAGATTTATTAAATAGTGATGATGTTAAGAAGTATGCATTAGAACAAAAGAAAAAGGAAGAAGCAGCGAAAGCTGAAGGAACATCTGTAACGCAAACATTTGATCAGACGTTAATTAATTTAGTTCCGAAAAACCCTGTGCTTGCGATGAGTGAAACGAATATGCTGCAAGTCATTACATTTGCGATTTTTATCGGTATCGGTATGATTGCGTTAAGAGAGAAAGTAAGTGCTGTTAAGCTGCTTTTTGAACAGACGAATGATATTCTCATGTTCATCGTAACGGCAATTATGCAGTACTTCGCACCAATCGGTACTTTCGGTCTTGTTGCTACTGCATTTACGAATGCTGGATTCGGTGCGATTAAACAATTAGGGATGTATTTCTTTGTTGTGTTATTTGCATTATTCCTGCATATGATTTTAGTGTACGGTGGCGCAATTAAGTTACTTGCGAAGAAGAGCCCAATTTGGTTCTTCAAAGGATTTGCACCTGCGATGACTGTAGGTTTCAGTTCATCTAGTTCAAATGCGACGCTCCCAATTTCATTAGAGTGTGCTCAGGATAACTTAGGTGTACGTAAAGAAATTTCTTCTTTCGTACAACCGCTCGGCGCTACGATAAACATGGACGGGACTGCGATAATGCAAGGTGTCGCAACGATCTTTATCGCTCAAATTTCTGGAGTGGACTTAACGATTATGCAAATGGTGACAGTTGTTGCAATTGCAGTAATTGCATCAATTGGTACTGCAGGTGTACCAGGTGTTGGATTAGTTATGCTTGCGATGGTATTAACTTCTGTTGGACTTAATCCTGCTGCTATCGGTATTATACTCGGAATTGACCGTTTACTTGATATGACACGTACAGCGGTCAACATTTCTGGAGATGCAGCATGTGCAGTCGTTATCAGTGAGCGAGAAAAGCGAAAACTAGCTAAAATTGTTGCGTAA
- a CDS encoding cation diffusion facilitator family transporter — protein MQVKDQLQQAQKGAKVSIIMYVLLTTFKLLFGYIHDSQALVADGLNNATDVVSSVALLIGLAVSMKPADDNHNYGHYRSEYIGSLIASFIMFAVSVQVILQGIKNYIRQEYSAPTIETAVVAILSAFAMLAVYIYNRNLAKKLDSSALKAAAADNLSDALVSLGAFIGIIGVFMGLPFLDTVAAIVVGLLIMKTAIEIFFETAITLTDGFDSDTLDHMKSIVQNVDHVESCVDIKGRNHGVMTFVDVTVTVNPNFTVAESHDITEHIEHAIKEAYGAVETIVHLEPAE, from the coding sequence ATGCAAGTTAAAGATCAACTTCAGCAAGCACAAAAAGGCGCGAAAGTCAGTATTATCATGTACGTACTGCTCACGACATTTAAATTGTTATTCGGTTATATTCACGACTCACAAGCACTCGTAGCCGATGGACTTAATAACGCGACAGATGTTGTAAGCTCAGTCGCTCTGTTAATCGGACTCGCAGTCAGCATGAAACCTGCAGACGATAATCATAACTACGGGCATTACCGTTCTGAATATATCGGGTCATTGATTGCATCATTTATTATGTTTGCAGTCAGCGTACAAGTCATACTGCAGGGGATTAAAAATTACATTAGACAGGAATATTCAGCCCCTACAATTGAAACAGCAGTCGTTGCGATACTATCCGCATTCGCGATGCTTGCGGTATATATTTACAATCGCAACTTAGCAAAAAAACTCGACTCTAGCGCTTTAAAAGCAGCAGCAGCCGATAATTTATCCGATGCACTCGTTTCACTCGGAGCATTTATCGGGATTATCGGTGTATTTATGGGATTACCGTTTTTAGATACTGTCGCTGCAATTGTTGTGGGATTACTTATAATGAAGACAGCAATAGAGATTTTCTTTGAAACTGCAATTACGCTAACAGATGGATTCGACTCAGATACGCTGGACCATATGAAGTCGATTGTACAAAATGTTGATCACGTTGAATCATGTGTGGATATAAAAGGTCGAAACCACGGTGTTATGACGTTTGTTGATGTAACTGTAACTGTAAACCCAAACTTCACAGTAGCTGAAAGTCATGATATTACTGAACATATTGAACATGCAATTAAAGAAGCATACGGTGCAGTTGAAACAATCGTCCATCTTGAACCTGCAGAATAA
- a CDS encoding response regulator transcription factor, translating to MKRMDIILVDDHHIVRQGMKFLLSTEASFNVIADYNNGRELLDHLDHNTLPDLIIMDLVMPELNGIEATKRIKAKYPDVKVLVLSSFIDEEHVLGVMDAGADGYEMKDSEPKALIETIKKVAGGAQIFHPDVMKVQESGMNLAHLRNPLSKRELEVLKEMSEGLTNKEIAEKLFVSEKTVKTHVSHIFAKLEVGDRTQASMYGVKYKLI from the coding sequence ATGAAACGCATGGATATAATACTCGTGGATGACCACCATATCGTAAGACAAGGCATGAAATTTCTACTGTCAACTGAAGCAAGTTTTAACGTTATTGCTGACTATAATAACGGACGAGAACTGCTGGATCACCTAGACCACAATACATTACCCGATTTAATTATTATGGACCTTGTGATGCCGGAACTTAACGGGATAGAAGCAACGAAACGAATTAAAGCAAAGTATCCAGACGTTAAAGTACTGGTATTATCAAGCTTTATTGATGAAGAACACGTACTCGGTGTGATGGATGCAGGCGCAGATGGATATGAAATGAAAGATAGTGAGCCGAAAGCTTTAATTGAAACGATAAAGAAAGTAGCAGGCGGAGCACAAATATTCCATCCAGACGTTATGAAAGTTCAGGAAAGCGGTATGAACTTAGCGCATTTACGCAACCCACTGTCTAAAAGGGAGCTTGAAGTACTGAAGGAAATGAGTGAAGGATTAACGAATAAAGAAATCGCTGAGAAGTTGTTCGTTTCTGAAAAGACAGTGAAAACGCATGTCAGTCACATTTTTGCAAAACTCGAAGTTGGCGATAGAACACAGGCATCAATGTACGGCGTGAAATATAAATTAATATAA
- a CDS encoding GAF domain-containing sensor histidine kinase, giving the protein MQNSTALLKEIAEFLNEETDIYSMMNGALNRLVQGTNFSTGWIFFIDDDGKHTLVSDYKLPQALKMESCRYMTEGPCWCVSRYHQKKLTKASNIITCSRIVKANKKYSDMTDDITHHATVPLQSGDERFGLLNVASPFTTVYSDEDLALLESVAFQIGSAIKRIYLTERARENALQEERTRLARDLHDSVNQMLFSLKLTAHAAESMTDDERAKAAFQIIEKTSQDAVSEMRALIWQLKPVGLEHGLVEAVQNYGNILGLDVTIEVEGFINLENKIENSAFRIVQEALNNVKKHAETDEVTISMKQHDTQFVLIIKDNGKGYNNALSTTLPTHGVKNMQQRAKEIGGILEINSTLMHGTTVKFTYPKG; this is encoded by the coding sequence ATGCAGAACAGTACAGCATTACTGAAAGAAATTGCAGAATTCCTGAATGAAGAAACAGATATATATTCAATGATGAATGGTGCCTTGAACAGACTCGTTCAAGGGACCAATTTTTCTACTGGATGGATATTTTTCATTGATGATGACGGCAAACATACACTCGTATCGGATTATAAGCTACCGCAAGCACTGAAGATGGAATCATGTCGTTATATGACTGAAGGACCGTGCTGGTGTGTATCGCGTTATCATCAGAAGAAACTGACGAAAGCATCGAACATCATCACATGTTCAAGAATTGTGAAGGCAAATAAAAAATATAGCGATATGACAGATGACATTACGCATCATGCTACAGTACCACTACAGTCTGGTGATGAACGATTCGGTTTACTGAACGTCGCATCACCTTTTACTACAGTATACTCGGATGAAGATTTAGCGCTCCTTGAATCTGTAGCATTTCAAATCGGCAGTGCCATAAAACGTATATACTTAACGGAACGTGCGCGTGAGAATGCATTACAGGAAGAACGTACACGACTTGCACGAGATCTGCATGATTCTGTAAATCAGATGTTGTTTTCATTAAAACTTACAGCACACGCAGCTGAAAGTATGACAGACGATGAACGTGCAAAAGCAGCATTTCAGATAATAGAGAAGACGAGTCAGGATGCTGTAAGTGAAATGCGCGCATTAATATGGCAGCTGAAACCTGTAGGACTGGAACATGGTCTCGTTGAAGCGGTGCAGAACTACGGCAATATACTCGGGCTCGATGTAACAATTGAAGTAGAAGGATTCATCAATTTAGAAAATAAAATTGAAAACAGTGCATTTCGAATCGTTCAGGAAGCACTTAATAACGTAAAAAAACATGCGGAAACAGATGAAGTAACGATATCGATGAAACAGCACGATACACAATTTGTACTCATCATAAAAGATAATGGCAAAGGTTATAACAACGCGCTATCGACAACATTACCGACACATGGTGTGAAAAACATGCAGCAACGTGCGAAAGAAATTGGTGGTATACTTGAAATTAACAGCACATTAATGCACGGAACGACGGTTAAATTCACTTACCCGAAAGGATGA
- a CDS encoding bifunctional GNAT family N-acetyltransferase/carbon-nitrogen hydrolase family protein, translated as MTEEINLDKFNKSIEARQMTKDDIDEIIALQKICFPGMEPWKKEHLESHINLFPRGQMVIDYDGKIIGSCSSLIINFDEYDDRHTWDSITDNGYITNHNDNGHNLYGIEVMVHPDYRGMKVGQRLYEARREIAYELNLKSIIIGGRIPNYHKYQDELTPREYVNDVMKHKLKDPVLTFQYMNGFTLMRINPNYLKDDVNSSKYATLMEWNNPDYVAKSNIHFKTSDPVRICTVNYMMRKIDSFEEFANQIEYFVDVAYDAESDFVVFPELLTTQLMSFDEKRNPAESIRQLTKYTEQYIEMFNEFAMRYNINIIGGSHFVAEDDEIYNISYLFRRDGSIEKQYKIHVTPNERRWWGISPGDNVEVFDTDCGKIAIQICYDSEFPEMARIATEKGAKIIFTPFSTEDRQSYLRVKYCSMARAIENQVYTVTSGTCGNLPQTENMDIQYSGSGIYSPSDFGFARDGIVGETGENVEMVVIGDVDLEVLRRGRENGTVRQLRDRRHDLYNVEYKK; from the coding sequence ATGACAGAAGAAATAAATTTAGATAAGTTTAATAAATCAATAGAGGCACGTCAGATGACTAAAGATGATATCGACGAAATTATCGCCTTACAAAAAATATGTTTTCCTGGTATGGAACCTTGGAAGAAAGAACATCTTGAGTCACATATAAATTTATTCCCGCGCGGACAGATGGTCATTGATTATGACGGAAAAATTATTGGAAGCTGTTCAAGTTTAATTATCAATTTTGATGAATACGACGATCGTCACACTTGGGACAGCATTACAGATAATGGATATATTACGAACCATAATGATAACGGGCATAACTTATATGGTATTGAAGTGATGGTACATCCAGATTATCGCGGTATGAAAGTAGGACAGCGATTATACGAAGCGCGTCGAGAAATTGCATATGAACTGAATTTAAAATCAATAATTATCGGTGGTCGTATTCCGAATTATCATAAGTATCAGGATGAGTTAACACCACGCGAATACGTAAATGACGTTATGAAACATAAACTGAAAGACCCGGTACTGACATTCCAGTACATGAATGGTTTTACGTTAATGCGTATTAACCCGAACTATTTGAAGGACGATGTAAATTCAAGCAAGTATGCAACACTTATGGAATGGAATAACCCGGATTACGTTGCAAAATCAAACATTCACTTTAAAACGAGTGACCCAGTACGTATTTGTACCGTAAACTATATGATGCGTAAAATTGATTCATTTGAAGAATTTGCGAACCAGATAGAATATTTCGTTGATGTAGCATACGATGCAGAAAGTGATTTCGTCGTGTTCCCGGAATTATTAACGACGCAGTTAATGAGTTTTGATGAGAAACGCAACCCTGCAGAATCAATTCGTCAGTTAACGAAATATACTGAGCAGTATATCGAAATGTTCAATGAATTTGCGATGCGCTATAACATTAACATTATCGGTGGGAGTCACTTCGTTGCTGAAGATGATGAAATTTATAATATTTCATATTTATTCCGTCGTGACGGCTCAATTGAAAAACAGTATAAAATTCACGTAACACCGAACGAACGCAGATGGTGGGGGATTTCGCCTGGAGATAACGTAGAAGTGTTCGATACGGATTGCGGTAAAATTGCGATCCAGATCTGCTATGATTCAGAGTTCCCGGAAATGGCACGTATAGCAACTGAAAAGGGTGCGAAAATCATTTTCACACCGTTCTCAACAGAAGATAGACAAAGTTATTTACGCGTGAAATACTGTTCTATGGCACGAGCAATTGAAAATCAAGTTTATACAGTAACGAGCGGAACGTGCGGAAACTTACCACAAACAGAAAACATGGACATTCAGTATTCAGGATCTGGTATATATTCACCGAGCGATTTCGGTTTTGCACGTGATGGAATTGTCGGTGAGACAGGTGAGAACGTTGAGATGGTTGTAATTGGTGATGTTGACCTTGAAGTATTACGACGTGGACGTGAAAATGGAACAGTGAGACAATTAAGAGATAGAAGACATGATTTATACAATGTTGAATATAAAAAATAG